A genomic stretch from Zeimonas sediminis includes:
- a CDS encoding uracil-DNA glycosylase family protein translates to MSRACSVSVSTPAPCASAPASGAPSSTADRLVEAALALRAEVDAMRFSAPVNHVYDPLDYAWAGHEAYLRRYGDGRRRVVFLGMNPGPFGMMQTGVPFGEVAAVRDWMGIEAPIARPAAEHPKRPIEGFGCQRSEVSGRRLWGWAAERFGSAERFFADCFVLNYCPLVFLEESGRNLTPDKLPAAELAPLLRACDAHLRAALAALRPDWLIGIGGWAMKRAGAALADAPVDTDAGNGPPAPAHPPRIDTILHPSPASPAANRGWAPAVDRRLGELGVFG, encoded by the coding sequence ATGTCCCGCGCCTGCTCCGTTTCCGTTTCCACCCCGGCACCCTGCGCCTCGGCGCCAGCTTCGGGGGCGCCATCGTCCACCGCCGATCGCCTGGTCGAGGCGGCGCTGGCCTTGCGGGCCGAGGTCGACGCGATGCGCTTCTCGGCGCCGGTCAACCACGTCTACGACCCGCTCGACTATGCGTGGGCCGGCCACGAGGCTTACCTGCGCCGATACGGCGACGGCCGCCGGCGCGTGGTCTTCCTCGGCATGAACCCCGGGCCCTTCGGCATGATGCAGACCGGCGTGCCCTTCGGCGAGGTGGCGGCGGTCCGCGACTGGATGGGCATCGAGGCGCCGATCGCGAGGCCCGCGGCCGAGCACCCGAAGCGCCCGATCGAGGGCTTCGGCTGCCAGCGGTCCGAGGTCAGCGGCCGGCGGCTGTGGGGCTGGGCGGCCGAGCGCTTCGGCAGCGCCGAGCGCTTCTTCGCCGATTGCTTCGTGCTGAACTACTGCCCGCTGGTGTTCCTCGAGGAATCGGGCCGCAACCTGACGCCCGACAAGCTGCCCGCCGCCGAACTCGCCCCGCTGCTGCGCGCCTGCGATGCCCACCTGCGCGCCGCGCTCGCGGCGCTGCGGCCCGACTGGCTGATCGGCATCGGCGGCTGGGCGATGAAGCGGGCCGGTGCGGCGCTCGCCGACGCACCAGTGGACACGGATGCGGGGAACGGACCTCCGGCACCGGCGCACCCGCCACGCATCGACACGATCCTGCACCCGAGCCCGGCCTCGCCGGCCGCCAACCGCGGATGGGCCCCGGCGGTCGACCGGCGGCTCGGCGAACTCGGCGTGTTCGGCTGA
- a CDS encoding NAD(P)H-quinone oxidoreductase gives MRYIDHGAGGEPEVLKPAQGPVPSPQAGEVLIRVAYAGVNRPDVLQRQAKYPPPPGASPYIGLEVSGEVVALGQGVTKWRVGDRLCALVNGGGYAEYVTAPEGQALPVPKGLSMLQAAAIPENYFTVWTNVFERGRLAAGETFLVHGGSSGIGLTAIQLAHARGATVYTTVGNQEKAKVCRELGAAAAINYREQDFVEEIARLTDGRGVDLILDMVGGDYIGRNLKCLALDGRLVQIAYLQSPKVEVDWTTLMTRRLTFTGSTLRPRSAADKAAIADALKAEVWPLLEQGRALPVIHKVFPLAEAAAAHALMESSVHIGKIMLEVTGG, from the coding sequence ATGCGTTACATCGACCACGGCGCCGGCGGCGAGCCGGAGGTCCTGAAGCCGGCCCAGGGGCCGGTGCCGTCGCCGCAAGCAGGCGAGGTGCTGATCCGTGTGGCCTATGCCGGCGTCAACCGGCCCGACGTGCTGCAGCGGCAGGCGAAGTACCCGCCGCCGCCGGGCGCGTCGCCCTACATCGGCCTGGAGGTCTCGGGCGAGGTGGTGGCGCTGGGCCAGGGCGTCACGAAGTGGCGGGTCGGCGACCGGCTGTGCGCGCTGGTGAACGGCGGCGGCTACGCCGAGTACGTGACCGCGCCCGAGGGCCAGGCCCTGCCGGTCCCGAAGGGCCTGTCGATGCTGCAGGCGGCCGCGATCCCGGAGAACTACTTCACCGTGTGGACCAACGTCTTCGAGCGCGGGCGCCTGGCCGCCGGCGAGACCTTCCTGGTGCACGGCGGGTCCTCGGGCATCGGCCTGACCGCGATCCAGCTGGCGCACGCGCGCGGCGCCACCGTCTACACCACGGTCGGCAACCAGGAGAAGGCGAAGGTCTGCCGCGAGCTGGGCGCGGCCGCCGCGATCAACTACCGCGAGCAGGACTTCGTCGAGGAGATCGCCCGGCTGACCGACGGCCGGGGCGTGGACCTGATCCTGGACATGGTGGGCGGCGACTACATCGGCCGGAACCTGAAGTGCCTGGCGCTCGACGGCCGCCTGGTGCAGATCGCCTACCTGCAGTCGCCGAAGGTCGAGGTCGACTGGACGACGCTGATGACCCGCCGCCTGACCTTCACCGGCTCCACGCTGCGCCCCCGCAGCGCCGCCGACAAGGCCGCGATCGCCGATGCGCTGAAGGCCGAGGTCTGGCCACTGCTCGAGCAGGGCCGCGCGCTGCCGGTGATCCACAAGGTGTTTCCGCTCGCCGAGGCCGCTGCCGCCCACGCGCTGATGGAGTCGTCGGTTCACATCGGCAAGATCATGCTCGAGGTGACCGGCGGCTGA
- the rodA gene encoding rod shape-determining protein RodA — MIHENTPLTARIKPWVLVFDGPLLVGLALLVGISLVTMYSAAIDYDGRMLAHARNLSLAFVVMWAAACLPLSWIMRAAVPLYVAAVALLIAVALFGDVAKGARRWLDLGVTRIQPSELMKIAMPLMLAWWFQKREGARRWYDFAIAAVLLLAPVLLIARQPDLGTSLLVAAAGAYVIFFAGLPWRVIGGGLVAGIAALPLLWMVMHDYQRQRVMMLLDPTSDPLGKGFHIIQSTIAVGSGGTWGKGWMDGTQAHLEFVPERTTDFILAVYAEEFGLVGNLVLMLVYLIVIGRGLVIAANGATLFARLLAGALTLIFFTYAFVNIGMVIGVLPVVGVPLPMMSYGGTAMVTLGLGLGMLMSISRQRRLVQS; from the coding sequence ATGATCCACGAGAACACGCCGCTGACCGCCCGGATCAAGCCGTGGGTGCTGGTCTTCGACGGGCCGCTGCTGGTCGGGCTCGCGCTGCTCGTCGGCATTAGCCTGGTGACGATGTACTCGGCGGCGATCGACTACGACGGCCGGATGCTCGCGCACGCGCGCAACCTGTCGCTCGCCTTCGTCGTGATGTGGGCCGCGGCCTGCCTGCCGCTGTCCTGGATCATGCGCGCCGCGGTCCCGCTGTACGTCGCGGCCGTCGCGCTGCTGATCGCGGTGGCGCTGTTCGGCGACGTGGCCAAGGGGGCGCGCCGCTGGCTGGACCTGGGCGTCACCCGGATACAGCCGTCCGAGCTGATGAAGATCGCGATGCCGCTGATGCTCGCCTGGTGGTTCCAGAAGCGCGAAGGCGCCCGACGCTGGTACGACTTCGCGATCGCCGCGGTGCTGCTGCTCGCGCCGGTGCTGCTGATCGCCCGCCAGCCCGACCTCGGCACCTCGCTGCTGGTGGCCGCGGCAGGCGCCTACGTGATCTTCTTCGCCGGCCTGCCCTGGCGGGTGATCGGCGGCGGGCTCGTCGCCGGGATCGCGGCCCTGCCCCTGCTCTGGATGGTCATGCACGACTACCAGAGGCAGCGGGTGATGATGCTGCTCGACCCGACCTCGGACCCGCTGGGCAAGGGCTTCCACATCATCCAGTCGACGATCGCGGTGGGCTCGGGCGGCACCTGGGGCAAGGGATGGATGGACGGCACCCAGGCCCATCTCGAGTTCGTGCCCGAGCGCACGACCGACTTCATCCTGGCGGTCTACGCCGAGGAGTTCGGCCTGGTCGGGAACCTGGTACTGATGCTGGTCTACCTGATCGTGATCGGCCGCGGCCTGGTCATCGCGGCCAATGGCGCGACGCTGTTCGCGCGGCTGCTGGCCGGCGCGCTCACGCTGATCTTCTTCACCTACGCCTTCGTGAACATCGGCATGGTGATCGGGGTCCTTCCGGTGGTCGGCGTGCCGCTGCCCATGATGTCGTACGGCGGCACGGCCATGGTCACGCTCGGCCTCGGGCTCGGCATGCTGATGAGCATCAGCCGGCAGCGCCGGCTGGTGCAGTCCTGA
- the mrdA gene encoding penicillin-binding protein 2 — MVEVRNPERELQRLRLRLVFAMLFAIACFGLLAARLAWLQVHRYEDFHAQAEENRIALLPVAPSRGLIYDRNGVLLAENVSAYTLELSPKQIGYAKLDATIDALTEIVEITPLERKRFKRLADENRRADSLPLKTRLTDDEVARLAVQRYRFPGVEIRARLFRHYPLGETAAHVLGYIGRISPDDKRKLEEKELASVYSGSTHIGKVGVELSYERELHGKPGTEEVEVSAGGRVVRTLSQTPPTPGSNLYLSIDIRLQKLAEDLYAGRRGAMVAIEPATGDVLALVSSPSFDPNLFIDGIDTQTWQSLNENPDLPLLNRPLRGAYPPGSTYKPFIALATLGEGLRKPGDTIVDPGYFQLGNHRFRDSRPGGHGIVDLRKSIVVSSDTYYYKLAYEIGVDKLHDLMKPWGFGQLTGIDLEHETAGILPSTDWKMRRYKQRWHPGETPSIGIGQGYNAFTILQLAHATATLAGGGVVMRPHVVRTIENPNTRERRQPGAVEKHRIPVRPAHLELVRSAMIEVNRSGTGRHVFGNAPYPVAGKTGTSQVIGIKQGERYDAKKIDERHRDHSLFVAFAPADAPRIAVAAIVENGGFGAQAAAPLVRRVLDYYLLGQLPQDFPPGALPPLPDEAEIRDVPVSLEPETVDPAEAEPR, encoded by the coding sequence ATGGTGGAAGTCCGCAATCCCGAACGCGAGCTGCAGCGGCTCAGGCTGCGGCTCGTCTTCGCGATGCTGTTCGCGATCGCCTGCTTCGGCCTGCTGGCGGCCCGCCTGGCCTGGCTGCAGGTGCATCGCTACGAGGACTTCCACGCGCAGGCCGAGGAGAACCGGATCGCGCTGCTTCCGGTGGCGCCCTCGCGCGGGCTGATCTACGACCGCAACGGGGTGTTGCTGGCCGAGAACGTGTCGGCCTACACGCTGGAGCTCTCGCCCAAGCAGATCGGCTACGCGAAACTCGACGCGACGATCGACGCGCTGACCGAGATCGTCGAGATCACGCCGCTCGAGCGCAAGCGCTTCAAGCGGCTGGCCGACGAGAACCGCAGGGCCGACAGCCTGCCGCTGAAGACGCGCCTCACCGACGACGAGGTCGCGCGGCTGGCGGTGCAGCGCTACCGCTTCCCGGGCGTCGAGATCCGCGCCCGGCTGTTCCGGCACTATCCGCTCGGCGAGACCGCTGCCCACGTGCTCGGCTACATCGGCCGGATCTCGCCCGACGACAAGCGCAAGCTGGAGGAGAAGGAACTCGCCTCGGTGTACTCCGGCTCGACGCACATCGGCAAGGTCGGTGTCGAGCTGTCCTACGAGCGCGAGCTGCACGGCAAGCCGGGCACCGAGGAGGTCGAGGTCTCGGCCGGCGGCCGGGTGGTGCGGACCCTGTCGCAGACGCCGCCGACGCCGGGCTCGAACCTGTACCTGTCGATCGACATCCGCCTGCAGAAGCTGGCCGAGGACCTTTACGCAGGCCGTCGCGGCGCAATGGTGGCGATCGAGCCGGCCACCGGCGACGTGCTCGCGCTCGTCTCCAGCCCCTCGTTCGATCCCAACCTGTTCATCGACGGCATCGACACCCAGACCTGGCAGTCGCTGAACGAGAACCCCGACCTGCCGCTGCTGAACCGGCCGCTGCGCGGCGCCTACCCGCCGGGATCGACCTACAAGCCCTTCATCGCGCTGGCGACCCTGGGCGAAGGACTTCGCAAGCCGGGCGACACGATCGTCGACCCCGGCTACTTCCAGCTGGGCAACCACCGCTTCCGCGACTCCCGGCCCGGCGGGCATGGCATCGTCGACCTGCGCAAGTCGATCGTGGTGTCGAGCGACACCTACTACTACAAGCTCGCCTACGAGATCGGCGTCGACAAGCTGCACGACCTGATGAAGCCCTGGGGCTTCGGCCAGCTGACCGGCATCGACCTGGAGCACGAAACCGCCGGCATCCTGCCTTCCACCGACTGGAAGATGCGCCGCTACAAGCAGCGCTGGCATCCCGGCGAGACGCCGTCGATCGGCATCGGCCAGGGCTACAACGCGTTCACGATCCTGCAGCTCGCGCACGCCACCGCCACGCTGGCCGGCGGCGGCGTCGTGATGCGGCCCCACGTGGTGCGAACGATCGAGAATCCGAACACGCGCGAGCGCCGGCAGCCGGGCGCCGTCGAGAAGCACCGGATCCCGGTCCGCCCGGCGCACCTCGAGCTGGTCCGCTCGGCGATGATCGAGGTGAACCGCTCGGGCACCGGGCGCCACGTGTTCGGCAACGCCCCCTATCCGGTCGCCGGCAAGACCGGCACGTCGCAGGTGATCGGCATCAAGCAGGGCGAGCGCTACGACGCGAAGAAGATCGACGAGCGGCACCGCGACCACTCGCTGTTCGTCGCGTTCGCGCCCGCCGACGCGCCGCGGATCGCGGTGGCGGCGATCGTCGAGAACGGCGGCTTCGGCGCGCAGGCCGCCGCACCGCTCGTGCGCAGGGTGCTCGACTACTACCTGCTGGGCCAGTTGCCGCAGGACTTCCCGCCCGGCGCGCTGCCGCCGCTCCCCGACGAGGCCGAGATCCGCGACGTGCCGGTCAGCCTGGAGCCCGAGACCGTGGACCCCGCCGAGGCAGAACCCCGATGA
- the mreD gene encoding rod shape-determining protein MreD — MPPQYLLLPASRAFITFSLIAAFLLNLLPWGRLPGVPDFMALALVFWNIHQPRMVGIGIAFLFGLLLDVHDASLFGQHALAYTLLSYGAMSLHRRVPWFGMPAQMLHVLPLFLLAQAVTLVVRVAVGGDFPGWSWFLQGIATTLLWPLADLLLLAPQRRAVDRDENRPI, encoded by the coding sequence ATGCCGCCCCAGTACCTGCTGCTGCCCGCCAGCCGCGCCTTCATCACCTTCTCGTTGATCGCTGCCTTCCTGCTGAACCTGCTTCCGTGGGGGAGGCTGCCCGGCGTGCCCGACTTCATGGCGCTGGCCCTGGTGTTCTGGAACATCCACCAGCCGCGCATGGTCGGGATCGGCATCGCCTTCCTGTTCGGGCTGCTGCTCGACGTCCACGACGCGTCGCTGTTCGGCCAGCACGCGCTGGCCTACACGCTGCTCTCCTACGGCGCGATGAGCCTTCACCGGCGCGTGCCCTGGTTCGGAATGCCGGCGCAGATGCTGCACGTGCTGCCGCTGTTCCTGCTCGCGCAGGCGGTGACGCTGGTGGTGCGCGTCGCGGTGGGCGGCGATTTCCCCGGCTGGTCCTGGTTCCTGCAGGGCATCGCCACGACGCTGCTCTGGCCGCTGGCCGACCTGCTCCTGCTGGCGCCCCAGCGCCGCGCCGTCGATCGCGACGAGAACCGGCCGATCTGA
- the mreC gene encoding rod shape-determining protein MreC — MDRSPPPFFKQGPSANVRLAFFSLLAVALLIVDARFDTLSRLRQGIATVLYPVQRTLLVPRDLAGSMTGYFVEIDRLREENAEMRRLEAANARALLQTEQLAAENARLRQLLGMRDRTALRSTVAEVLYDARDNFSRRLVVDRGMQHGVQAGQPVIDAHGVVGQVTRAHALSSEVTLVTDRNSTVPVEVRRTGARTLAWGGTVPGTIELRFLPVVTDIREGDELVTSGLDGLFPGGLPVARVSEVSPGATSAFLHVRAAPAAHVERTRLLLILLAEPPVPAPPTAEPADPGARRGRRS; from the coding sequence GTGGATCGCAGCCCGCCGCCGTTCTTCAAGCAGGGCCCGTCCGCCAACGTTCGTCTCGCGTTCTTCTCGCTGCTGGCGGTCGCGCTGCTGATCGTCGACGCGCGCTTCGACACGCTGTCCAGGCTGCGCCAGGGGATCGCGACCGTGCTCTACCCGGTGCAGCGCACCCTGCTCGTGCCGCGCGACCTGGCCGGCTCGATGACCGGCTATTTCGTCGAGATCGACCGGCTGCGCGAGGAGAACGCCGAGATGCGCCGCCTCGAGGCTGCGAACGCCCGTGCGCTGCTCCAGACCGAGCAACTGGCCGCCGAGAACGCGCGCCTGCGCCAGCTGCTCGGCATGCGCGACCGGACCGCGCTTCGCTCCACCGTGGCCGAGGTGCTGTACGACGCCCGCGACAACTTCTCGCGCCGGCTCGTCGTCGACCGCGGCATGCAGCACGGCGTGCAGGCGGGGCAGCCGGTGATCGACGCGCACGGCGTGGTCGGCCAGGTCACCCGGGCCCATGCCCTGTCCAGCGAGGTGACGCTGGTCACCGACCGCAACTCCACCGTTCCGGTCGAGGTGCGCCGCACCGGCGCCCGCACGCTCGCGTGGGGCGGCACCGTCCCGGGCACGATCGAGCTGCGCTTCCTGCCGGTGGTCACCGACATCCGCGAGGGCGACGAGCTGGTCACTTCCGGGCTGGACGGGCTGTTCCCGGGCGGCCTGCCGGTGGCGCGCGTCTCCGAGGTCTCTCCCGGCGCGACCTCGGCCTTCCTGCACGTTCGCGCCGCGCCCGCCGCGCACGTGGAGCGCACGCGGCTGCTGCTGATCCTGCTGGCCGAGCCGCCGGTCCCGGCGCCGCCCACCGCCGAGCCCGCCGACCCGGGCGCTCGCCGCGGGCGCAGGAGCTGA
- a CDS encoding rod shape-determining protein — protein MLGFLRKYFSNDLAIDLGTANTLIYVRGKGIVLNEPSVVAIRQEGGPNGKRTIAAVGSEAKQMLGRVPGNIEAIRPMKDGVIADFTVTEQMLKQFIKMVHESRLLSPSPRIIICVPCGSTQVERRAIRESALGAGASQVFLIEEPMAAAIGAGLPVSEAAGSMVVDIGGGTTEVGVISLGGMVYKGSVRVGGDKFDEAIINYIRRNYGMMIGEPTAEAIKNNIGSAFPGSEIREMEVKGRNLSEGIPRSFTITSNEILEALTDPLNQIVSAVKIGLEQTPPELGADITERGIMLTGGGALLRDLDRLLIEETGLPVLVAEDPLTCVVRGCGMALERMDKLVTIFTNE, from the coding sequence ATGCTCGGGTTTCTCCGCAAGTATTTCTCCAACGACCTCGCGATCGACCTCGGCACGGCCAACACGCTGATCTACGTCCGCGGCAAGGGCATCGTGCTGAACGAGCCCTCGGTCGTTGCGATCCGCCAGGAAGGCGGCCCCAACGGCAAGCGCACGATCGCGGCCGTGGGTTCCGAGGCCAAGCAGATGCTCGGCCGGGTGCCCGGCAACATCGAGGCCATCCGGCCGATGAAGGACGGCGTGATCGCCGACTTCACCGTCACCGAGCAGATGCTCAAGCAGTTCATCAAGATGGTGCACGAGTCGCGGCTGCTGTCGCCCAGCCCGCGCATCATCATCTGCGTGCCCTGCGGCTCGACCCAGGTCGAGCGGCGCGCGATTCGCGAGTCCGCGCTCGGCGCCGGGGCCTCGCAGGTCTTCCTGATCGAGGAGCCGATGGCCGCCGCGATCGGCGCCGGCCTTCCGGTGTCGGAAGCCGCGGGCTCGATGGTCGTGGACATCGGCGGCGGCACGACCGAAGTCGGCGTCATCTCGCTCGGCGGCATGGTCTACAAGGGCTCGGTGCGCGTCGGCGGCGACAAGTTCGACGAGGCGATCATCAACTACATCCGCCGCAACTACGGCATGATGATCGGCGAACCCACCGCCGAGGCGATCAAGAACAACATCGGCTCGGCCTTCCCCGGCTCCGAGATCCGCGAGATGGAAGTCAAGGGACGCAACCTGTCCGAAGGCATCCCGCGCAGCTTCACGATCACCTCGAACGAGATCCTCGAGGCGCTCACCGACCCGCTGAACCAGATCGTGTCGGCGGTCAAGATCGGCCTCGAGCAGACCCCGCCCGAACTGGGCGCGGACATCACCGAACGCGGGATCATGCTGACCGGCGGCGGCGCGCTGCTGCGCGACCTCGACCGGCTGCTGATCGAGGAGACCGGCCTGCCGGTGCTGGTCGCCGAAGACCCGCTCACCTGCGTGGTGCGCGGCTGCGGCATGGCGCTCGAGCGGATGGACAAGCTGGTCACCATCTTCACCAACGAGTAG
- the gatC gene encoding Asp-tRNA(Asn)/Glu-tRNA(Gln) amidotransferase subunit GatC — protein sequence MSLTSSDVQRIATLARIELDADEAARTLEQLNAVFGLIEKLQSVDTTGVEPMTHARELALRLRDDAVTEPDRRDDYQAVAPAVERGLYLVPRVIE from the coding sequence ATGTCGCTCACATCGTCCGACGTCCAGCGCATCGCGACGCTCGCCCGCATCGAACTCGATGCCGACGAGGCCGCCCGCACGCTCGAGCAGCTCAACGCCGTGTTCGGCCTGATCGAGAAGCTCCAGTCGGTCGACACGACCGGCGTCGAGCCGATGACCCATGCGCGGGAACTCGCGCTGCGGCTTCGCGACGATGCGGTCACCGAGCCGGACCGCCGCGACGACTACCAGGCGGTGGCCCCGGCGGTCGAGCGCGGCCTCTACCTGGTCCCCCGGGTCATCGAATGA
- the gatA gene encoding Asp-tRNA(Asn)/Glu-tRNA(Gln) amidotransferase subunit GatA, which produces MNLETASLRQLRAALDAGETTAEALARAFLDRIAASDLNAFIDVRPELTLAQAREADARLARGERGPLLGIPVAHKDIFVTRGWRSTAGSRMLADYVSPFDAAVVERLAAAGAVCLGKTNCDEFAMGGANENSWFGPVRNPWDRNAIAGGSSGGAAAAVAAGLAPLATGTDTGGSVRQPAAMCGVTGIKPTYGRVSRYGMIAFASSLDQGGAMARSAEDCAALLTAMAGFDPRDSTSVEEAAEDFSRNLDRPLDGLRIGVPREFMGEGLADDVRAAVERGLDTLRGLGAAIVEVSLPKTELAIPAYYVIAPAEASSNLSRFDGVRYGHRAAQYADLNDMYRRTRAEGFGAEVKRRVLIGTYVLSHGYYDAYYLQAQKLRRLIADDFRAAFGSVDLIAGPVSPTVAWNLGERTDDPVRNYLADVYTLPASLAGLPGLSMPAGFGEQGRPVGLQLVGSWFDEARLLNVAHRFQQATDWHLKVPA; this is translated from the coding sequence ATGAACCTAGAAACCGCCTCCCTCCGGCAACTTCGCGCGGCCCTCGATGCCGGCGAAACGACCGCCGAAGCGCTCGCCAGGGCCTTCCTCGATCGCATCGCGGCCAGCGACCTTAACGCCTTCATCGACGTGCGGCCCGAGCTCACGCTCGCGCAGGCCCGCGAGGCCGACGCCCGGCTCGCGCGCGGCGAGCGCGGCCCGCTGCTCGGCATCCCGGTCGCGCACAAGGACATATTCGTGACCCGCGGCTGGCGATCGACCGCCGGCTCGCGGATGCTCGCCGACTACGTGAGCCCCTTCGACGCCGCCGTCGTCGAGCGGCTGGCCGCCGCCGGCGCGGTCTGCCTGGGCAAGACCAACTGCGACGAGTTCGCGATGGGCGGCGCGAACGAGAACTCGTGGTTCGGCCCGGTCCGCAACCCCTGGGACCGCAACGCGATCGCCGGGGGATCCTCCGGCGGCGCGGCGGCGGCGGTGGCCGCGGGGCTGGCGCCGCTGGCCACCGGCACCGACACCGGCGGCTCGGTGCGCCAGCCGGCCGCGATGTGCGGCGTCACCGGCATCAAGCCGACCTACGGCCGCGTGTCGCGCTACGGCATGATCGCTTTCGCGTCGAGCCTCGACCAGGGCGGTGCGATGGCGCGCAGCGCAGAGGACTGCGCCGCGCTGCTCACCGCGATGGCCGGCTTCGATCCGCGCGACTCGACCAGCGTCGAGGAGGCCGCCGAGGACTTCTCCCGGAACCTGGACCGGCCGCTCGACGGCCTGCGCATCGGCGTGCCGCGCGAGTTCATGGGCGAGGGCCTGGCCGACGATGTGCGGGCCGCGGTCGAGCGCGGCCTGGACACGCTGCGCGGGCTCGGCGCCGCGATCGTCGAAGTCTCGCTGCCCAAGACCGAGCTGGCGATCCCGGCCTACTACGTGATCGCGCCGGCCGAGGCGTCGAGCAACCTGAGCCGCTTCGACGGCGTGCGCTACGGTCACCGCGCCGCGCAGTACGCCGACCTGAACGACATGTACCGGCGCACCCGGGCCGAGGGCTTCGGTGCCGAGGTCAAGCGCCGGGTCCTGATCGGCACCTACGTGCTCTCGCACGGTTACTACGACGCCTACTACCTGCAGGCCCAGAAGCTGCGCAGGCTGATCGCCGACGACTTCCGCGCCGCCTTCGGGTCGGTGGACCTGATCGCCGGCCCGGTGTCGCCCACCGTGGCGTGGAACCTCGGCGAGCGCACCGACGACCCGGTGCGCAACTACCTGGCCGACGTCTATACGCTGCCCGCCTCGCTCGCCGGCCTTCCGGGCCTGTCGATGCCGGCCGGCTTCGGCGAGCAGGGCCGCCCCGTGGGGCTGCAGCTGGTCGGCAGCTGGTTCGACGAAGCGCGGCTGCTCAACGTGGCGCATCGCTTCCAGCAGGCCACCGACTGGCACCTGAAGGTGCCGGCGTGA
- the gatB gene encoding Asp-tRNA(Asn)/Glu-tRNA(Gln) amidotransferase subunit GatB — translation MQWEIVIGLETHVQLATRSKIFSGASTAFGAEPNTQACPVDLALPGVLPVANRAAVDCAIRFGLAVGAAIAPRSVFARKNYFYPDLPKGYQISQYEIPVVSGGGLAIAWKTEGKGGEGQVHEKFVNLTRAHLEEDAGKSLHEDFHGMSGIDLNRAGTPLLEIVTEPDMRSAKEAVAYAKALHGLVVWLGICDGNMQEGSFRCDANVSVRPVGQAEYGTRCEIKNLNSFRFLERAIDFEVRRQIELIEDGGRVVQETRLYDPDRDETRSMRSKEEAHDYRYFPDPDLPPLVIEPEWIERVRASLPELPAGMRRRFVEAYGLGGYDATTLTATRDTAAYFDAVVAALVAAAGDKADVAALAKAAANWVMVDVAAALNRDDLEIGACPVAPAQLAGLLRRIQDGTISGKIARDVFAAMWAEPAEGDDLADRIIESRGLKQISDAGAIEKIVDEVLAANPKSVEEFRAGKEKAFNALVGQVMKATKGKANPQQVNELLKARLG, via the coding sequence ATGCAGTGGGAAATCGTCATCGGGCTGGAGACCCACGTCCAGCTCGCAACCCGCTCGAAGATCTTCTCCGGGGCTTCCACCGCGTTCGGCGCCGAGCCGAACACGCAGGCCTGCCCGGTCGACCTGGCGCTGCCCGGCGTGCTGCCGGTGGCCAACCGGGCGGCCGTCGATTGCGCGATCCGCTTCGGGCTGGCCGTCGGCGCCGCGATCGCGCCGCGCTCGGTCTTCGCGCGCAAGAACTACTTCTATCCCGACCTGCCCAAGGGTTACCAGATCAGCCAGTACGAGATCCCGGTCGTGTCCGGGGGCGGCCTGGCGATCGCCTGGAAGACCGAGGGCAAGGGCGGCGAGGGCCAAGTCCACGAGAAGTTCGTCAACCTGACTCGCGCCCATCTCGAGGAGGACGCCGGCAAGTCGCTGCACGAGGACTTCCACGGCATGTCCGGCATCGACCTGAATCGCGCCGGCACGCCGCTGCTCGAGATCGTCACCGAGCCCGACATGCGCTCGGCGAAGGAGGCGGTCGCCTACGCCAAGGCGCTGCACGGGCTGGTCGTCTGGCTCGGCATCTGCGACGGCAACATGCAGGAAGGCTCGTTCCGCTGCGACGCGAACGTGTCGGTGCGGCCGGTCGGCCAGGCCGAGTACGGCACGCGCTGCGAGATCAAGAACCTGAACTCCTTCCGCTTCCTGGAGCGGGCGATCGATTTCGAGGTTCGCCGCCAGATCGAGCTGATCGAGGACGGCGGGCGCGTCGTGCAGGAAACCCGGCTCTACGACCCGGATCGCGACGAGACGCGGTCGATGCGCAGCAAGGAAGAGGCGCACGACTACCGCTACTTCCCCGACCCCGACCTGCCGCCGCTGGTGATCGAGCCCGAGTGGATCGAGCGGGTGCGCGCCTCGCTGCCCGAGCTGCCGGCCGGCATGCGCAGGCGTTTCGTCGAGGCCTACGGGCTGGGCGGCTACGACGCGACCACGCTGACCGCGACCCGCGACACCGCCGCCTACTTCGACGCGGTCGTGGCGGCGCTGGTCGCTGCGGCCGGCGACAAGGCCGACGTGGCGGCGCTGGCCAAGGCCGCGGCCAACTGGGTGATGGTCGACGTCGCCGCGGCGCTGAACCGCGACGACCTCGAGATCGGCGCCTGCCCGGTCGCGCCCGCGCAGCTCGCCGGCCTGCTGCGCCGGATCCAGGACGGCACGATCTCCGGCAAGATCGCCCGCGACGTGTTCGCGGCAATGTGGGCCGAGCCCGCCGAGGGCGACGACCTCGCCGACCGGATCATCGAGTCGCGTGGCCTGAAGCAGATCAGCGACGCCGGCGCGATCGAGAAGATCGTCGACGAGGTGCTGGCCGCCAACCCGAAGTCGGTCGAGGAGTTCCGCGCCGGCAAGGAGAAGGCCTTCAACGCTCTGGTCGGCCAGGTGATGAAGGCCACGAAGGGCAAGGCGAATCCGCAGCAGGTCAACGAGCTGCTGAAGGCCCGGCTGGGCTGA